ATGAGTAcgaatattttaagtatatgtaagtgCCATGTAacggctatgtatatgcaatgtatatgatatgaacatgagtatgaaaggaaatatgaatacgaatacgaaaaaggatacaaaaggtaaatgagtacggatatggatgtatgtacgcGAATGCGCGATAgcaatggaacgtccctatggaaagcaagtaagtgctatgacgctGATGCCAtcatctcccatcttatgctatttcatatgttatctattatgcttttaTATTGATCTTGAtctcgcttacatactcggacattcttcgtactgacgtccttttgtttgtggacgctgcatcatgcccgtaggtggccagggagacagacttgattcATAGCTATAttctcagggactacgtagcggagctccatttcattcggagctacagccttttggtatagattcttttgtgtacatattcatgggcacggcggggtcctgtcccgcccatatgttatgatatgaagtattcttcttagaggctcgtagacatgtgtatatggttagatatgtttggccttgtcggcctatattttaggatattattttgatagcctggtcggcttatgtacatttatatgggcatagatattaatgatgatatagatgtgttgttgcctaATGAgactagaatgatgatgaatgaaaagcatgatttagtatgtggctcacctagatacgAGGTATTAGTATGTTAAGGGGCGCCGGGTGGACTAGCACGGTGCTCGTCGCGCCCTCCGCCTGGGTCGTAACATGCGACGGGGTGTGCTCCACTTGGTCCGAGTCGGTTAGCGCTTTTTggtatgatattttgatatgtacacaTGAGTAAGATGAGGCCTTGTCCCATCCTTCCTGCAGTTtatattccattagaggtctatagacatttGTATGTAGTTAGAAAGTTAGATAGTCTTGCTCGCTTATTCCATTATACGACATACGCAATGCCTAGTCGACTATTACGTTGTTATTTTCTGtacatatatgtaaatgatggTTATGAGTTTTGGGCGTGGAGTTGGTTATGTTGATATCACCGATGTGTATAATTCAGTTAAAAGTCATAGATGGGCCACTATGTTGCTTAGTGAGTTTCAAGTTCGAAAGTAGGAGTGCTTGATCAGAAaaggtcgggcactcgtcacgactcctCAGTTTGAGGCGTGACAcataacccaccaactattGAAGGTCTATgaagttctagggttactattctCAATTCACCATTTTAGACCTATtagaatgatactaatcttagagATGAAAGCGTAACGAAGGAAGGagtggttgagacttacctctcaagaatattcttgccctagccttagaatttcgccCTAGGTGCTCCTGGGAAACtgtgttggagttttatgaataaagaattcagaACTAAGTGTTTTAAAAACCCAGAATCTGTCCCCATCGATCGCTGCAGCAGTTATTCGATGGTTGCAGAAGTCTCGCTACGGCGGGCaagtgcccgctatagcggacctcCACTAATGCTGTCTTCCGTTGTGGCGAGCACGGACCCGACATAGCGtaaccgctacagcggtccagtGTCCGCCATAGCGAACACCCCACTTCCCATAAGTCCGCGGCAGCGAGAGATACGCCGCTACAGTGGCCCCGCCGCAGAGGTGCCACTGAACTAGTGAGCTCACTAATTTCACTAGTTTTTCACTCTACCACACATCACTCCATCCGAGGCCTCaccaacacaaacaaaacatgcatattaatgtaaaaacaccatacggactcacccgtggcctcgaaatccCCAACGGAGATCTAACTTCCTACATCACCCTCCCCCCCCAATGGACTCGACACCATGaaacaataatcataaacaagccaagttttcaattcttagacttctacatttgcgtttctattagctcgttctaacAGTGAAAGGTTTCTATTTGGTTGGGTTATCCTAGATTGTCCATAACGACTGGGaaggtcattacatcagataccaattaaaacaccatTCGTCCCTGAATGGTCAAGGATGAGGAATCCAGGAAAACGTACATGTTCCGAAGAAAAGCTGAGGATACTTTTTATGCATATCCGAttctgtttcccaagtagcttcctcaactgggcgattcttccactgaactttcacagaggctatttccttcgacctcaacttgcgaacttctctatctaagatagaaataggctcttcctcataagtCAAGTTCTCATCTAGTAAAACcgaatcccaacggattatgtacgaaccatcgccatgatacttcttcaacatcgaaacgtgaaataccggatgaacacctAATAAGaccggaggtaaagccaactcataagctacctcccAAACACgtttgagaatctcaaatggcctAATAaatctcgggctaagcttgcccaTCTTTCTAAACCTCATcatacccttcatgggtgaaacttTCAACAGAACTTGCTCTCCCTCCATAAACTTAAGATCTCGAACCTTTCGGTCCGCATACTCTTTTTGCCTACTCTGGGCTGCCAAAAGcttagcttgaatcaccttcaccttctctaatGACTCTCTCAGAAGGTCCATACtccaaggtctcacctcaaacgcatcgaaccaaccaataggagacctacacctcctcccatataaagcctcaaatggagccatgtcgatgctcgagtggtagctattgtatgcgaactctgccaatggtaagaactgatcccagtgaccaccaaaatctatcacacaagcccgaagcatatcctcaagaacctgaatagtccgctcggactgcccgtcagtctgagggtggaaagttgtactaaggtccaacctAGTACCCAATTCCTCATGCAGATGCTTCCAAAATCGAGATGTAAACGTCGTGCCTCTATCGAACAtaatggaaataggaaccccatgtagTCTAACAACCTCACGAATGTAGATCTTGGCTAATTTCTCAGCGTCATAAGTTATCCGAACCGAAATaaaatgagcagacttagtcaacctgtcaatgataacccatatggaatcaaatTTCCTAACATCTTTGGAAGACCAACCACAAAATCAAttgctattctttcccacttccactcaggaatgggcatcctctgaagtgtaccccaggtttctgatgttcatacttcacctgttggcagTTCAAACACCGAGCAACAAACTCCACTAtgtcacgcttcatcctagcccaccagtAATGTTGTCTCAAATCtcgatacatcttagtagcgccaggatgaatggaatacctcgaACTGTGAGCCTCTGCTAGAATAGTCTTGATCAAATCACCCACACGTGGCACGCAAACTCGCCCCTTAATCCGTAACACCCCCTCTTCGTcgatcatggcctccttggcctcaccacgcaacaccttgtcacgaattttacacaacttagcatcctcaaatcgtttagccttaatctgctccagaaaCGATGAacgagcctcaacacaagccaacactctGCCCGTGCTAGAAATATCCAGcctcataaaactgttagccagagtctgaacctctctaGCTAATGGACGCTCCGAAGAGATCAAACGAGCTAGACTTCCCATACTAGCTGACTTCCTACTCAACGCATCGGCCACCACATTCGCCTTACCAAGATGATAtagaatggtgatgtcataatccttcagcaactccatccatctccgctgcctagagttcagatccctctgagtgaacacatgctgcaaGCTGTGTTGATCAGTGTACACCTCACAACGGACAACATACAGGCAGTGCCTCCATACTTTCAGCGCGAACACCACCGCTGAcaattccaagtcatgagtaggatagttcttctcatgcactttcAACTGTCTAGAAGCGTAAGCAATCCACTTTTTTTCCTAcatcaaaacagcacccaaacaagagcgtgaagcatcacaataaacaacaaaattcttgccctccacgggcaatgctagaataggAGCTGTCGTCAAcaaggtcttgagcttttgaaatcTCTCCTTACACTCGGCGGACCACTAAAACGGTacctttttctgagtcaaacgggtcaaatgagaagcaatagaggcaaaccctttcacaaaccgacgaTAATAGATAGCTAGACCCATAAAACTATGAATTTCGATCACTGacgtgggcctagcccattccctgactgcctgaattttctgcggatccaccataataccctccttcgaaattacatgccccaagaaggacacagaagacaaccaaaattcacacttggagaacttagcatacaacttcttctcccgcaataccccaagagcaatcctcaaatatttctcatgctcctccttacttctagaatacaccaagatatcatcaatgaacactatcacaaaagaATCTAAATATGGCTTAAAaacactattcatcaaatccatgaatatagttggggcattagtaagcccgaaagacataaccaagaactcatagtgtccatacCTGGTCTTGAAGGTCGTCTTAGGAACATCTTCTGCCTGAATCTTTAACTGgtgataccctgaccttaagtcaattttagagaacacaaaagctccctgtagctgatcaaacaaatcatcaatacgggggatgggatacttgttgAATAGTAACCTTATTCAGCtgacgataatcaatacacatgtGTATAGAccgtcctttttttttaacaaacaacacccccccccccaaggaGAGGCACTCAGgtgaataaaccccttactcaagaGATCTTGcaattgctctttcaattcccttaactctgctggtgccatcctatagggtggaatagagataggacgagtccTTGGGTCTAAATCAATCCGAAAGTCAATGTCACGGTCAGGTGGCATACTTGGCAAGTCCGCAGGAaacacatccgcaaactcgcATACCACTGGAACTGAATCAATAGGTGGAGTATCTGTGTTGGTATCACggatatgtgccaaataagctaaacaaccCTTCTCTACTAGCTTCTTAGCATGAATAAAGGATATaactttcttagggaggggactaaggttacctttccactcaagtctaggtaccccgggcatagctaaggtaactTTTTAGAGTGACAATCTAGAATCgcataatgcggggacaaccaactcatgcccaagatgacatcaaagtctaccatgtCTAGGATCATTAAATCCGCCCAAGTTCTATAACCCATAAATGTAACAGCGCAAGATCGGTAGACTCTATCTACCACCACCGAATCCCCGATCGGAGTAGACATATGAATGGGGCATCAAGTGTatcacaaatcatatccaaacccatagcaaaatatgaagacacgtatgaaaaagtagaacccggatcaaataaaatagaagccatccggtcataaactgagatagtacctgtgatgaCGGCATCGGAGGCCTCAGCCTCGGGTCTACCTGGGAAGGTGTACAAGTGACCGCGCCCTCCTGTAGCCTGTGAACCATTGCGATTACCCTGTCCAGTCTGAGCCCCGCCCCTACCGAGCTGCTGTCTACCTCTACCTAGCCGAGATCCCCTGTTAGGGCCGAGCGCCACCCTACCCGCGGTGTGGCCGCCCCGCCCTGCCTGTACACGGTCCTTGCCTCCCCTATCTGGTGCGAATGGAGCTCGGGGAGCCTGATACTGAGTCCCCTGACCACCCTGTCTGAGTCTGGGGCAAAACCTCTTAATATGCCCTAGCTCACCACACTCGTAACAAGAACGGTCCAGCGTAGGTCGCTGAACAGAAGCTGATGAAGTGGTGTAGCCCCCATGCTGACCCGAAGAATGATAATTGGCCCCTGATAGGCCCCTAGTTGACACCTGCATAGCGGACTAAATCGGATGCCCTGAATACACCTGGGAACTCTGACCCCTAAAGAAGGAGTTGCTGAAATTCCCACCCTTTCGGGCCTTTTTCTCTGCCTGTTTTGCATAACCCTCCTGTCTAATCCCCTCAACAACACATACATGCTCCACTACCTCCTAGAATGAAGCCCTAGTGGCTACAAGCTAAAGAGCCGATAGCTGAAGTCCAGTGTTCAATCCTTTCACAAAATATCTAATCCTCTCCTCCTCAATAGGCAGCAACTAAAGAGCATATTGGGACAAGGAATGAAAACGGGACTCATACACAGTAACAGACGAGTTCCCTTGATCAATATTAGCAAACTCATCCTTCTTCCTGTCCCTCAGAGTACGCGGAACATACTTCTCTAGAAACACTGAATAGaactgaacccaagtcaacggaggtgacccagctggcctgcactccacatatgccctccaccacaacttggcatcacccaagaactgaAAAGTCACAAACTCAACACCATACTTGTCCAccgcccccatcttatggagcctctcatgacaatcTATAATGAACTCGTACGCATCCTTCTGATTCAGTACCATAGAAAACCGGAGGCAtcattttagtgaacctccaaaataaatcatgcttCTCACCGATCATCACCGCCCCCGCAAGAATCGGCCTCGAAAATGCCCTCAAAACTCGAAACTTCATCCAAGCGAGGAGCCACGCCGCGTATGTCGAACTCCCGAGCCTCGAACTCGTTCGCACTCGGGGCCGCTATCCCCGCACCCCTACCGCGGAACGGCCGTTATCGCTCCGGTCCGTGCCAACCCATGTAACTAGCTTAGGACCCGAGCCATCGCATCTAGTAAACTCGGAGCAGCCGCAGCCCCCGGCGGAGCCGGCACCGCCGCCGGCCGAGCCGGTGCGACCGCATCTCCCGCGGCCTCATTGGGGAGCCACCGGAGGCACGGGATCAACTGCAGGGACTCTGGCCCCAATCGGCGCTGCCCCTCTACCTGCTCCTCAacctccacctctacctctgGCTGCTGTCGCGTGAGTTCTCGCCATCTGcaagagaatgaaggatagtcagataccaatttgaatcatcctgataccaattgaaatcaagtagcacgaaagaaagaaagaaagaaagaaaagagaaatttcCTAGTGTCTGGTAGCCtcccgaagataagtacagacgtctccatACCGATCTGCAtgattctactagacatgtccttgtacgacgAGATCAAtgaacctaaggctctgataccaaatctatcatgacccaacccaccgtgattggcacccacactaactcctagtgggcaaACCAATATGCTtaaccatctactcattcaaagTCCACTTTTTACTTAGCCAATTTATTCAGTTCACAAAAAATTAAACGCAAGATTAATCAAAAGTAGCCATTCCataaaacaataatataaatgccgaagtcctaactattacaaccccaaaatctgaaagtcaccgtacaagtactctaatccaaaacatatctaaggaattcatactatccaaaataaaataaaaacatcaatgtctggaatggaaatagacattagataaggaagatcttcgggcggcctggcatggatagaagctcaccctcaatcTTTCAGCAAATGGCCTCAAGCTAAATGTGAGGTCgagtagcagtctctggatcacaatctgcactcaaaagaatgtagcaaggtagtatcagtacaaacattatgcaccggtagatatcataggccgactaagattagtatcatgcatgaatcataaaatcaataaaatagacagaccaGCCAACAACACATAATTAGATAGCCACCACCAAGTCAACCAATAATAGTAACAAATCAAGTCAACCAAAGATATTAACCATCAAGTCAATGGAAACAAGCAATGGAATAAACCTCCCAACAATATTCTCACTTACTCCACCACTGATCACTCacgtacatacatgctaattggtgtctttgcccaatagccatgacctgcaggggacccatggtgtctatgtaccactcgttcaggaacaaacctcggaccacgagcctataatctaggtcacatcctcaccccctgtcaagtgtgccttttcatatatatatatatatatatatatatatatatatatatatatattaccccCAATCAAATgtaccttatcatatatatatgtatatttattgtcacatcactttcaatgatcgattatcaagtagtatatcaatttcatcaagaagatcatattaacttctcaccacaattgtCACCAAAATATAGATCACAACGCATCGAATAATGGCATTAAGCCCATattatcactcaatcaatagtATATAGGAATTCCATCCACACATTATGCCCggagactagacatgctttctcatGTCAATCTCATAAcgcatacaatcaactaatcaaagtctaactcaagtagactgtaacctacctcaactgcagagctggaacaatgcgaatcactccgctatagccttgccctttcgtaaTGCCtaggaacgctcaaagtctagcaattaagatgctaaataacTCATAGTCACtctagtcaacaatatcaactCAATGAACACCCTTCCACTTTACCCCTTTCTAATGGGTGAATGCTTACTGGGTGTAAATCATCCTAATATTGGCCTTAGTAACCATAAACTATCAATTCATAAGGTTATTCAATTAAGTTATCTCTTATAAGAAGTTtttatggtcaagctaccatctttatgaaaccctaagtctcaattcacttagttcatgccTCTAgcggttcaattcttgattagaaagtgataacccaagcctttagatgataatctcaatataatattaataacccaccAACTATAGAAGGTGGTCTATGAaattctagggttactattctCAATTCACCATTTTAGACCCATTAGAATGATGCtaatcttagatatgaaagcgTAATGAAGGAAGAagtggttgagacttacctttcaagaatattcttgccctaggcTTAGAATTTCGCCCTAGGTGCTCCTTGGGAACTGTATTGGAGTTTAGTGAATAAAGAATTTGGAACTAAGTGTTTTAAAAACCCGAAATCTGTCCCCACCGACCGCTTTGGCGGTCATTCGGTCGCTGCAGAAACTTGCCCGCTGTAGTGGACCTCAACTAATGCAACTGCCACAACGGTCCAGTGTCCGCCATAGCGGACACCCTACTTTCCATAAGTCCGCGGCGGCGAGAGATACGCCTGTACAGCGACGCCGCCGCAGTAGTGCCACTGAACAAGTGAGCTCGCtaattttcccaatttttcactctaccacacaacacttcatccgaggcctcacaaacacaaacaaagcATGCATGttaatgtaaaaacaccatacggactcacccgtggcctcggtaTCCCCAACGAAGATCTAATTTCCAACGTCACCCCCCAATGTACTCGACACCAtgaaacaataatcacaaacaagcCATGTTTTCTGTTCTTAGACTTCTACATTTgcgtttctattagctcgttctacccttgaaAGGGTTCTATTTGGTCGGGTGATCCTTGATTTTCCATAACGGCCGAGAGGATCGTTACAAAGAGTCTACGAGATGCGGATCTAGAACATGGCTCACCCTAAAATCTCAGTTGGATAGCCTCTAAGTCACTCGCACGGATGGGAACTTGAACTAACAGTGACCTCTGCACTTAAGAAAAAGTGCcacaagtgtagtatgagtcaccgccatctatatatatatatataactactgACCGTCTCGTCCGAACCGGGCACACActcccaaaacatacatatatatatatatatatatatatatatatatatatatatatatatatgagagagagagagagcaagccgacgaggctgctatgAATGTACCTAATCAACGGTGTCAAAGTAGACATATACAAGGATGGCAAGGCTACATCACTAACATACTATACAtaggactcgtctacaagcctctaaggaaAGTATGACTGTGCCATGGTTGGACAGGGCCCCGGCCTACCCATACAATCTGTAGTCATAAAGCAGAGACTGCAAAAGACCtggcaactccgaacaaaaagggagctcaccaatcaactGATACCTAATCCTGACTACTGGAGAGGTCTATCAATCTGTCTATCTATACCTGCAtgcatgaatgcagcgccctcggcaaaagggacgtcagtacgaaacaatgtaccgagtatgaaagGCAA
Above is a window of Lycium ferocissimum isolate CSIRO_LF1 unplaced genomic scaffold, AGI_CSIRO_Lferr_CH_V1 ctg7232, whole genome shotgun sequence DNA encoding:
- the LOC132045609 gene encoding uncharacterized protein LOC132045609; this encodes MQVSTRGLSGANYHSSGQHGGYTTSSASVQRPTLDRSCYECGELGHIKRFCPRLRQGGQGTQYQAPRAPFAPDRGGKDRVQAGRGGHTAGRVALGPNRGSRLGRGRQQLGRGGAQTGQGNRNGSQATGGRGHLYTFPGRPEAEASDAVITGYHQLKIQAEDVPKTTFKT